The Heyndrickxia acidicola sequence GCTTTGAATTTTCTTTCTTTTCTTTGTTTTTTTGCGAGTTCAATCCCGGATTTATACTGTTTTCTAACATATGAATTCCAACGGAACCCGCATGCAGCAGCTGTTCGATTCATTTGCTTTCCAACTTCTTCAAATGCTTGAAGCTGTGTTCCGCCTTCTCTTATGTGCCTAAGTACAATTTCTGCCAGCAGCAAATCTTCATCATGTGTCCAAGCGTCTTGTCGAGTAGATGACATTTCTATCCCTCCCAGCTTTTTATTTCATACATATGCTGGTGGTAGAAAAGATAGACTATTTATAGATTTAGCTCTGTTAAATTTCTAGGCTCCTTCACACGAATGAGCTAAAAGACAACAGATTCCTTTAACAAAGCCATAGATTTAGAAATGAATACCCCGTATCACCAATTATTTTATCCTTTATTTACCTGTTCTGAATCTCGAAACTGCTTCATGATGAACAGGCTTTTCCCATAAAACGGCGCATTGTCTGCTTTCTTCCAACATTCTTTCTTCAAGCTTTGTCTGCTTCCATTTGGAGACCAATTGCTTTTTATATGCCTTTAACACGTAGATGTCTGTTTTTAAAATACTGTCTAGAAAAGCCTCCTCCATCTCACCTGTCCAGTCCTCATAGATTTCCTGTATAAAATCTATTTCTTTTAAGGTTCGAACATCGTACATTCTTGCCTCTGATAGAATTTTCAAAGCATGGGAACTAAGAATCCTTTCAAATAGTAAGGAAGCCCCTCCCCAGCCTGTAGTAATGGCAAGGGACCCCTGGATAAAGCCCAGCCGTATTCCTTTTTTGGCGATGCGGAAGTCGCAGGCAGCAGCAATTTCACAACCGCCTCCAACTGCAGTGCCGTTTAATACCGCTATTGTTGGTTTGTTAAGTGAGGCAATCCTATAAAGGACTTTACTCATTGTTGCAAGCATACCATAGGCTTGCTCTGCCGTAATTAATGCATGAAACTCATCTAAATCTCCGCCTGAACAAAACGCTTCCTCACCTGATCCGGTAAATGCCAATACCTTTACGCTGTCGTCTTTTTCAGCTTGCTCCAACACCTCTTCAAAACCTTTCATTATGTTGTAGTTTACGGCATTTCTTTTGTTCGGACGATTTATTTTAAATTGCAGTACACCCGATCTCTTAAGGGTAATCTCGTATTCACTCATCCTGCATCCTCCATCCCGTTTGTTCCTTAAGCTTTGTTGCAATTTGTTCTTAAAAGGTTGTTTTCGCATAGATTGTTGCTTTACGTCAAAGGATCATTCCGTAGTGTTGTCTGTCTTCGCGGCATCTTTTCGTAATATGTAAAGTTATATAAAAAAAGCGTGAAGAGCCATGGTCTCTTCACACTTTTTCGCGGTAGTAAAGGCTCTGAATCGCCTTTGCTATTAGTTATTTACAACGTCCTTGCCTTTATATGTTCCACACGCTTTACATACGCGGTGTGCAAGTTTCATTTCACCACAGTTAGGGCATTCTACCATGCCAGGAACGTGTAATTTGAAATGTGTACGGCGTTTTCTTTTCGCTGTTTTGGATGTTCTTCTAAAAGGTACAGCCATTCTTCCCACCTCCTTAAAGAGATCACTTTAAGTGTTATAAGATCCAGCATGCTGGTCTTTAATATCGGCTTTGATCAAACTAATATTTTGTTACTAGTTTTAAAGAGCCGGTGATCTTAGCATAAAGCATTTTTCATTTTTTTTCATCAAAGAATTTTGCAAGCTCGGCAAGCCTTGGATCAATTTTTTTTTCACCCTCTGCTTCTTCCCTCTTGACCTGGTCTTCTGTTAAGACTTCCCAGTCCTTTCCGGAAGGCATATGGTCATCGTCCGCTTGCTTACTAAATACCTGCATTGGTATTTCCAATAGGACAATTTCTTTGATGATCGGGTCCAGATCTACCACATCTCCAACAGGTAAATGAAACTCATCATCTTCCATCTCTTCTGCATGTTCCTGCGGTTTCAGATAAAAGATTTCTGTTGTATCGACATCAATGGGGAAATCCACATCGACAAGTGTTCTGGCACACGGCAAAACCAGTTTTCCTGTTAAATGAAGCTGGAAGGTAACCTTTTCCGATGTAATACTGGCTGTTCCAGTTACAAGGAAAGGTGTTGCATCCCTGATTTGCGGGTCCTGCTTTTTAAGTTCTCCCGTTAAATCAACACTTTCATTTAATTCTAAACTCTTGCCGCGAAATTTTTGCAGTTGAATGATAGACCATTTCAAGTGAAATCACCTCAAGACAACAAAGGTAATTATAGTTTTATTTATACCTTTTGTCAATATTTTTTCTTTACAGTTTCAATATCCATTATGTCCAAAATATCCATGGATATCAACTATTCTAGCTCTTCATTTCGAAAATATCGATAAATATTGTTCTAGTAGGTATAATGAAGGAACGAAGATGAGGAAATAAGAGCTGGCTTGCATGAATAGTGCTATTATTTCCTTTGCTTTTTTTCTGATCATTATTTACGACCTAACAAAAAACAGATAGCACGTACATCATTGTAAAATTTTGTAAAAAGAGGTGATGCAGGTGGACAGTACAGGAGTTGTAGTGGAATATAACCCCTTTCATAATGGACATGATTATCACTTTCGCCAGGCTCGAAAGCTATCCGGTGCTGATGTAGTTATTGCTGTAATGAGCGGTAATTTTCTTCAGCGAGGGGAGCCTGCTATTGTGTCTAAATGGGCGAGAGCTGAGATGGCCCTAAATGCAGGCGTGGATCTGGTTGTAGAACTTCCCTATGCATTTGCTGTACAACATGCTGATATCTTTGCCAGGGGAGCCATTGGAATTCTGGGGGAGCTTCGGTGTCAAAGCTTTTGTTTTGGAAGTGAATCAGGGGAAATAAAAGACTTTGAAGCATCCTTAAATTTAGTTAAAATGCACAAAGCAGCCTATAATATGCAGGTACAGACTCTTTTAAAAACAGGAATGAGCTATCCACAGGCTATGGCTGAAAGCTTCAGTAATCTTGATCCTCGAGGTACATATGTTGATTTATCAAAGCCAAATAATATACTCGGATTTCAATACCTGCAAGCAAACCATAATCTTCTTCACCCTATGGCACCCCTAACTATTTCGAGAAAAAATGCAAACTACCATGATAAAAGCCTGTCATCTGAGTCAATTGCAAGTGCAACAGCAATAAGAAAGGCTTTATTTGAGGGAACATTGGATTTTGCCAAAACAAAGGCCTATCTACCTTCTTTCTCCACAACAGGGTTAATAGAGTATGAAAAAAGCTTTGGGCTGCTTCATAGCTGGGAAAAGTACTGGTCATACCTGCAATACCAATTACTAACTCTCGAGCCAAATGAACTTAATTCCATTTATGAACTCGAGGAAGGAATTGAGTTTCGCCTCAAACGGGCTGCGGAGGAATCGGAAAGCTTCGAGGCTTTTATGAATAAAGTGAAAACGAAACGATATACCTGGACACGTATTCAGCGAATGTGCGTACATATTCTTACTCATTCAAAAAAGAAAGAAGTAGTTGAACGCAGCAGGGCTCCAGAATATATCCGCCTGCTTGGAATGAATCAAAAAGGGCGGGAGTATTTAAATAAAGTAAAGAAAGAATTATCCTTACCTCTTGTTTCAAGGCTCGCGGCAATATCACCGGAACTTACGCGGCTCGATGTAAAGTCATCTTTAGTGTATGCACATGTTTTATCTGAACCGGCAAGACAAAGGCTTTTAAAAATGGAATACGCACAGCCGCCTCTCTTCCGGTAATCTGTTTGAACGTGCATGCTCCTTGCTCTTCGGCGTACGGATTTCATAGTCTTAGACTGATATGAAGGAAACACAGCGAGGCCCTTCACGAGCTGATGTTGACTTATCAAAGGGAGAGGATGTAGAAATCCGCTATCCTATAGACGCTGGAGCTAGACACAGACTATGGGCTTTGTAAAAGTACTCTGTTGTTTTTCAGCTCATTCGTGTGAAACGATCGTTTAACACGAATGAGCTGAAAACCTAGCAGTTTTCAATATAGAGTTTAAACAGAACTCTTCTATAAAAAAAACTCTCTATAAACAGGAGGCCGCAAAAAATTTTTCGCGGCCTCCTGTTATTTATTTAGCTTTTAATCCATTCAGATAATTTAATGCATCATCAAAAGTTTTTACAGGGACAATTTTCATTTTCGTACCAATTTCTCTCGCTGCTTTTAAAGCTTCCTGGTAGTTGGATTGGATTCCAGGTTCTTCTTTTTTCATATCAGGCGTGATTTCATCATTAGGAGCAAAAAAGATTTCTGCTCCCTCTTTATCTGCAGCCACTACTTTCTTATCGATGCCACCAATTCTCCCCACTTCGCCATCAGGAGCAATTTCCCCGGTACCTGCTATTTGATACCCTTTTGTTAAATCCTGTTTGGTTAACTGATTGTAAATTTCAAGCGAAAACATAAGTCCTGCAGAAGGCCCGCCTATATTATCCGTCTTCACCGTTACAGGAGGCGAAGTAATCAGATCACGGTCGTCAACCAGGCCAATTCCTATTCCCACTTTTCCTTTTGGCTTCTTAAACTCTGCCAGTTTGATATCCGCACTATTTTCTTTTCCGTCGCGAATATACGATATACGTATGGACTGACCGACTTTTTTCCCTCCGACATACTTTATAAACTGTGCAGATGACTCAAAACGATGTCCATCTACCTCAGTAATTTGGTCTCCCGCATTCAATGCTTTTGCTGCTGGCATGCTTGGATCAACACTTAACACATAAACACCTTTATAGTTGAAATGATAGGGTTTATGGGCTTTACTGTACGCAACCTGAATAGCAGTATGCTTTGAGTTATCCATTAAATAAAGCTGGTAAACATTATATTCTTCTTCCGTTTGGTCTTTAGGCATTATCTGATCCAGCGGAAGTACATCCTCGTGTTTGCTCATCTTAGCCAAAACATAGGAATAAATATTGGCTGGCCCCAGCCTCACGGTCGTAAGCATAAAGTTCCCTTTTTCTTTATATCCGTTTTCCACCTTTACAATTGGTGCCAGCTTTTCAGCGCTGCCCGGAGATTCCACATAATAAGGCAAATGGTAAAAAGACGCAGCAAATAAAATAATGACAACAATGAACGTAATACGCAGCCATATCTTCTTTTTTTTCATTTTGAATTTTGCACCTTCCATTCCTCAATTACACGCATAATATCAGGTAAGCGTTTTTCCGCTTCCTCTTCTCCTATCTTAATGATTTCTTCAGTATTTGTAAAAGCTATTGAACTAAACTTTTCGAGATCAGGCTGAATCATTATATCATGGTTTTTTTCACGGCTCGCTTCCATTTCCCATTGAAGGATATCTATACTCTGCATAATAACATCATAAATGTTCGAGATTTCAGCATCCCGTTTAACACCAGACACATCCACACCAATAACAATGTCTGCCCCAAGCTCCTTTGCCACTGTAACAGGAACCCGTTCGATCACCCCTCCATCTACCAGCAGCCTTCCGCCAACTTTTTCAGGAATAAATATACCGGGAATAGAAATGCTTGCTCTTACTGCTTCGGCAATGGGGCCCTCTCTAAACACTACTTTTTCACCTGTTTTTAAATCTGTTGCCACTATCGCAATCGGTACTTTTAATTCTTCTATTCTTTTATTATGGGTAAAAACCCTGACAAACTCCTTGACTCTTTTACCCGATATAAAACCCATTTTTGGAACAGTAAAATCCAAGAAATATTTTCGTTTAAACGCGGCCGCAACTTTAACAAGTCTTTCAATGTCCTGGCCTGTACAATATATCGCACCCACCAATGCACCCATACTGCTGCCAGCTATATAATCAACGGGGATGCTATGAGCCTCAAGGGCCTTTAAAACACCCAAATGTGCAAATCCCCTGGCTCCTCCTGATCCCAGGGCTATTCCTACTTTGGGATTAACCAAGCTGAGTCCTCCTATTCTCTTATAATATCTTCCTGTCATTAAGATGGACGGTATATTTTATGGTCTAAAATCAATTTCTATGAGTATATTGATTTATGGGGACAAGGCTTTTGTAAATAAGCACCTCTGCTTTTAAGAACAGCGCAAGCACCTTGCTCAATGCTCCATTGCATTCCAAGTGGTAATTCACCAAATCTCTGTCAAAAAGCCAGTTTACTTTTTTAGGGAGGAACAGACATTGATTCGATCTAAATTTAAAACTCTTTTTTTAGCCGTCTGTGTAACCATGATGGCCCTCTCAATGATCGTTCTGCCTGAAGAATCCTTTGAGGCTTCCATCAGGGGATTAAATATGTGGTGGGAAATCGTTTTCCCTTCTCTCTTTCCGTTCTTTGTAATTTCAGAGATGCTTATTGGCTTTGGGGTAGTAAAGTTTATTGGAGTAATGCTGGAGCCGCTTATGAGACCCTTATTTCGGGTTCCGGGAGTTGGAGGTTTTGCCTGGGCGATGGGACTGGCTTCAGGGAATCCAGCCGGGGCGAAGCTTACTTCAAGACTTCGCCAGGAAAAGCAAATTACTTTAATTGAAGCAGAAAGGCTTGTTGCCTTTACGAATTCATCCAGTCCTTTGTTTATATTTGGAGCTGTTGCTGTTGGATTTTTTCATAATGCAAATCTCGGAATTGTCTTGGCTATCTCCCACTATCTTGGCAATGTATTAGTAGGAATAATGATGCGCTTTTATGGCTATTCACCAAAAGAGACCTTTAAGCAAGGGAGAAAGAAAATTCCAATCATGGCAGCCTTGCGAGCTTTACATAAAACAAGGATCCAGGATAAACGACCGATTGGAAAACTCTTGGGTGATGCAGTAACCTCCTCCATACAAACACTTTTGATGATTGGCGGATTTATTATCTTGTTTTCGGTTATAAACAAGCTATTATTCGTCTTGAATATTACTTCATTCCTTGCATCGATTATTGGAAAGGTCTTTGTTATTCTCCATTTACCGTCACTGCTTACTATTCCTTTTATATCAGGCTTATTTGAAATTACATTAGGCTCTAAGCTGGTCAGCCAGGTTCAGGAGTCAACATTGCTTCAACAATCAATCGTTACCGGCTTTATATTAGCATTTGGTGGTTTTAGCGTCCAAGCACAGGTTGCAAGCATACTCGCACAAACTGACATTCGCTTTAAGCCATTCTTCTTTGCCAGGATCATGCATGGAATCTTCGCTTCAATTATAACACTTCTGATATGGAAACCCGTTTATATTAACTGGCTGCAGCATGGGCATTTCTCAGCCCCTGCATTTTCCATGGGAAGACATACGAAAAATTGGTGGGAACTTTATACGGCAAGCTCCATACATTATGGTCCTCTTATAACCATATGGGCTCTCGCATTCTATGTTTTTATTCTATTAAGACAGCTCCCCTCTCATAGTTCCAAATAAAAATGACGATATCGCCGGGATATCGTCATTTTTGCTGTGTAACACACTTAACCTGCAGAAGTCCACCTATCATATCCATTGGAATAAAGTAAACACGACTGAAAACAAGTAAAGAATTATTTTTTCCCCAAATGAATCGCTGAGTACTTTAGTTTCAATGCTTCTTCCACCTGAGGAGGGACCAATTCAGAAATTTCGCCATTATATTTGGCAACCTCCTTCACAATGCTCGAGCTTAAAAACGAATACTGGCTATTCGTCATGATGAAGAAAGTCTCAATTCTTTCATTCAATACTCTGTTCATAGATGTTAGCTGCATTTCATATTCAAAATCCGACACCGCCCGCAGCCCTCGGATAATAGCATTCGCATTTTTACTTTCAGCGTAATCCACCAACAATCCTTGAAAGGTATCCACTTTTACATTTGGAATGGTTTTGGTCACCTCTTCAATAAGCTGCTTGCGTTCTTCTACATTAAATAACGGTTTTTTAGAGGAATTATTTAGAACTGCTACGTATACCTGATCAAATACCTTTGCCGCTCTCTTTAATATGTCGATATGACCGTATGTAATAGGGTCGAAGCTTCCGGGGCAAACCGCAATACTTCCCATACCTATATTTCCCCTTTCTCATCCCCAAGAATATAAATTGATAAACCAATAATGCCGTAGTTCTCACTTCTTTTTTTAAAGAAACTCCCTACCCTTTCAGGCAATTGCAGCCCTGAATCATGTTCACAGAGGATGAAACCGTTATCATTTAACAGTTTCTCATCATTCATGACTTGTAATAATTCAACCAGCCTTTGTTTTTTATAGGGCGGGTCAAGAAATATGGCATCAAACGTAATATCGCGCTTTATGATTGCTTTTAACGCCCTATCAGATTCATTTCGATACACTTCACTATATTCTTCAAACCCACAAGTTTGGATATTGGATTTAATGGTTTGAATGGCTTTAAAGTCACGATCAACAAAAATGACTTTATCCAGCCCCCTGCTGATGGCTTCTATCCCAAGCCCTCCGCTCCCAGCAAATAAATCCAGACCAATCCCTCCAGTAAAGTATGGGCCAACAATATTAAAAATAGCTTCTTTAACTTTGTCGGTTGTAGGCCTTGTTTGGTTCCCGGGAACAGCCTTCAAATAAATTCCTTTACGGCTTCCAGAAATAACTCTCATTCGCTTCACCACAATAATTAGATTTTCCTACTTATCCTACCACACTTTACTCAGGATAGAAAATATTTTCTTAATTTCGCTCTATTTGCTTTCTAAATGTATATTATTAACCCTAATGGCCATACTGAGGTTAGCAACACCATTTTGGATGTTGTTGCCAACCGCGGAGAAGACTTACGTTTCCCCATAAGTTCTTCCTCCGGTTTCTCCTCTCCCTTTGCCTTCTTTCCTTTACATAGGGATATAGAAGGACCCTGCAGTTTTTATCTGCAGGGTTTTTTATTTTTAGTCAACATGCAGGGTTCTTGATTATAGTTCCAATCAACAGAGCAATAACCACAAAGATTCCACCGTAAACAAATTTCAATATTTAAAGCATTATAAGCTTCTCACATAGTAAGGTTAATGATACATTATATTATAGTCATATAGGCACCATCAAATTATGTAAAAATTTTAGAAAAGAGGATCGAGTATGCTTCAACGATTTATTGAATTAGGAGAGGGCTATTCAGACATATATGAATTAATTGAATTAGCCAGAAGCAATCAGCATAGGGTGTCATCCTTGCTTGCATTTCACTCTTCTATTAAAGAAAAGTCACAAACATCTTTATGTGTCATTTTGAAACCTGCAGGCACAGGAGATTTTCAGCCGCTATACATATGCCGTGAAGGCATCCCTAACCCTCATACTATGCCTACGAAACGCTTTGAGATTTTTGAAAATCTTGGCAGAGAGCTGGGGAAAGCGATTGTAGAATTAGATGTAAAGCCATCTGTCCACTTTGCGGAAAAAGAACTATTTTACCAGTATTTAATTGGAATTTTGCGCCTTAATCATTTTATAGCTCCACTGCAATAAGCTTTTAACAATGACTCAGATTAAAAGGGGCACTTTATGAACGATTAACGCCTTCAGAACATAATGAAAGACCAGGTATATGAATACCCGGTCTATTTTCATTTTTTATGTAAAGGCTCTCTGTTAATCTTACCTGTTGAATTCTGATGCAGGCACTCATTTTTCCGAGGGCGTACTGCCTCAAATAATGGTTGATTTGCTGGATATGTTTACTTAAATCCCTATCTTATAATCATATTCTTTTGCCTTATCAGGTTTAGAATTTTCATATTCCGTTTTTAAGAATGGTTTCAAAGATGGCTCAACCCTTTTAACAAAAGACATCGATGAAAATTTTTCCTGTAATGCTTCTATCTCATCTTGATTGCAGTATAATACGACATATTTCATTTTTTTTGATACATAGTGTACATTCCCAAAACGCCTAAGTGTTTTAGCATGCTTTAAATTGTATAACCAGACAATGAGCCCTTGTCTCTCAACAAACATACATTCTTCCCCTTATTTTTGCTTAATGGCTTTTTACCTAGATCATGATTTTTTTATACTACAACACGAATGCATTACCCAAGGACAACAATGCAGAAAGAGTATCCTGTACATAAATGATTCTTATCTTATCATATCTCCGCTCTTTTCCACAATAGCAAGATGTTACCAAGTAAAAAAGAATAGAAATCCATAGCAAAAGCGCAAGCATCTTGTTCATCGGCGTAAGGATTTCGTAGTCTTCGACTGAGATAATGGGAAACACAGCGAGGTCGTTCACGAGCTGATGTTGACATATCATACAGAAAGAGACATAGTAATCCGCGAAGCTATAGGGCGCTGGAGCTGGACAGAGAATATAATGGGTTGAATAATTGACTTATACTTATCCTCAAAAAAAGGAATACACATGTATTCCTCCTTTATGCTGAACAGCTGCAGCCCCCACCAGAACCGCAGCCCCCGCTGCAGCTGGAGCCTGTTTCAAAGAAAGGATTCCCTGAAGGAACCTTGATTTGTTCCGAAACAGCTTGGCCCACAATTCTGCTAATCTCATCAAGCATGGATTGCAAGGCTGTTTCCGCCCTTCGAAAACCTGCCACATTTTCGTCAAGATCCATTTCTCTCTTAGCTTCCCTCACTTCTTTATTAATGAGCGAATAATCAGGATGATATCTGCCAAATCTTTGAACATCCTCATACTGTTCTTTTAATTTAACAAATTTACTAATCCTTATTTGGGACTGTGTATTATTCTTTAATTTATAATAAAATCTGCGATACTCTTCTGCTTCTTCAGATTGTAAAACCATATTAGCCAGCTCTTTTGTTTCATCCAGAATTTCCAGCCTTTCAATAGTTGCAAGCACAGTGCTCACCTCCAACCATATTTTATCACGTTTTAGATTTGATAGCGAATATTCTCCTCTTAATCATAAGGGATTTATACTAATTTAATCTTTCGCTTCTCCCTCATTTTTAGGATATGGTTACATAAAAGTTCCGGCTGATCCCGAAACTTTTATTTTTTTGGTTATATATTTCAACCTTAACCAGGTGAGACCCTCTTGGAACATCTTTCATAATAAAAGCTGCCGTGTGATATTCCGCTTTTCTAAATCCATCAATAAAAACAACAATCTTGCCTCTTCTTGCCCCTTTTGTTGCACCAGTAAACGAAACACCAGGTACCATGCATTCTACAAAAACATCGTTTTCCTGGACAATATGGCGGATGATTGTTTGTTCCTTTGCTGTTTTAAGCGAAACATTATGGGATGCGTCTGCATGAAAAATTCCGGGAAAGCTGC is a genomic window containing:
- a CDS encoding SepM family pheromone-processing serine protease, whose protein sequence is MKKKKIWLRITFIVVIILFAASFYHLPYYVESPGSAEKLAPIVKVENGYKEKGNFMLTTVRLGPANIYSYVLAKMSKHEDVLPLDQIMPKDQTEEEYNVYQLYLMDNSKHTAIQVAYSKAHKPYHFNYKGVYVLSVDPSMPAAKALNAGDQITEVDGHRFESSAQFIKYVGGKKVGQSIRISYIRDGKENSADIKLAEFKKPKGKVGIGIGLVDDRDLITSPPVTVKTDNIGGPSAGLMFSLEIYNQLTKQDLTKGYQIAGTGEIAPDGEVGRIGGIDKKVVAADKEGAEIFFAPNDEITPDMKKEEPGIQSNYQEALKAAREIGTKMKIVPVKTFDDALNYLNGLKAK
- a CDS encoding patatin-like phospholipase family protein, translating into MVNPKVGIALGSGGARGFAHLGVLKALEAHSIPVDYIAGSSMGALVGAIYCTGQDIERLVKVAAAFKRKYFLDFTVPKMGFISGKRVKEFVRVFTHNKRIEELKVPIAIVATDLKTGEKVVFREGPIAEAVRASISIPGIFIPEKVGGRLLVDGGVIERVPVTVAKELGADIVIGVDVSGVKRDAEISNIYDVIMQSIDILQWEMEASREKNHDIMIQPDLEKFSSIAFTNTEEIIKIGEEEAEKRLPDIMRVIEEWKVQNSK
- the rpmF gene encoding 50S ribosomal protein L32, with protein sequence MAVPFRRTSKTAKRKRRTHFKLHVPGMVECPNCGEMKLAHRVCKACGTYKGKDVVNN
- a CDS encoding YlbG family protein, encoding MFVERQGLIVWLYNLKHAKTLRRFGNVHYVSKKMKYVVLYCNQDEIEALQEKFSSMSFVKRVEPSLKPFLKTEYENSKPDKAKEYDYKIGI
- a CDS encoding YlbF family regulator; protein product: MLATIERLEILDETKELANMVLQSEEAEEYRRFYYKLKNNTQSQIRISKFVKLKEQYEDVQRFGRYHPDYSLINKEVREAKREMDLDENVAGFRRAETALQSMLDEISRIVGQAVSEQIKVPSGNPFFETGSSCSGGCGSGGGCSCSA
- the rsmD gene encoding 16S rRNA (guanine(966)-N(2))-methyltransferase RsmD; this translates as MRVISGSRKGIYLKAVPGNQTRPTTDKVKEAIFNIVGPYFTGGIGLDLFAGSGGLGIEAISRGLDKVIFVDRDFKAIQTIKSNIQTCGFEEYSEVYRNESDRALKAIIKRDITFDAIFLDPPYKKQRLVELLQVMNDEKLLNDNGFILCEHDSGLQLPERVGSFFKKRSENYGIIGLSIYILGDEKGEI
- a CDS encoding enoyl-CoA hydratase/isomerase family protein; this translates as MSEYEITLKRSGVLQFKINRPNKRNAVNYNIMKGFEEVLEQAEKDDSVKVLAFTGSGEEAFCSGGDLDEFHALITAEQAYGMLATMSKVLYRIASLNKPTIAVLNGTAVGGGCEIAAACDFRIAKKGIRLGFIQGSLAITTGWGGASLLFERILSSHALKILSEARMYDVRTLKEIDFIQEIYEDWTGEMEEAFLDSILKTDIYVLKAYKKQLVSKWKQTKLEERMLEESRQCAVLWEKPVHHEAVSRFRTGK
- the ylbJ gene encoding sporulation integral membrane protein YlbJ; protein product: MIRSKFKTLFLAVCVTMMALSMIVLPEESFEASIRGLNMWWEIVFPSLFPFFVISEMLIGFGVVKFIGVMLEPLMRPLFRVPGVGGFAWAMGLASGNPAGAKLTSRLRQEKQITLIEAERLVAFTNSSSPLFIFGAVAVGFFHNANLGIVLAISHYLGNVLVGIMMRFYGYSPKETFKQGRKKIPIMAALRALHKTRIQDKRPIGKLLGDAVTSSIQTLLMIGGFIILFSVINKLLFVLNITSFLASIIGKVFVILHLPSLLTIPFISGLFEITLGSKLVSQVQESTLLQQSIVTGFILAFGGFSVQAQVASILAQTDIRFKPFFFARIMHGIFASIITLLIWKPVYINWLQHGHFSAPAFSMGRHTKNWWELYTASSIHYGPLITIWALAFYVFILLRQLPSHSSK
- a CDS encoding YceD family protein, with protein sequence MKWSIIQLQKFRGKSLELNESVDLTGELKKQDPQIRDATPFLVTGTASITSEKVTFQLHLTGKLVLPCARTLVDVDFPIDVDTTEIFYLKPQEHAEEMEDDEFHLPVGDVVDLDPIIKEIVLLEIPMQVFSKQADDDHMPSGKDWEVLTEDQVKREEAEGEKKIDPRLAELAKFFDEKK
- a CDS encoding DUF7147 family protein, with protein sequence MLQRFIELGEGYSDIYELIELARSNQHRVSSLLAFHSSIKEKSQTSLCVILKPAGTGDFQPLYICREGIPNPHTMPTKRFEIFENLGRELGKAIVELDVKPSVHFAEKELFYQYLIGILRLNHFIAPLQ
- a CDS encoding nucleotidyltransferase, giving the protein MDSTGVVVEYNPFHNGHDYHFRQARKLSGADVVIAVMSGNFLQRGEPAIVSKWARAEMALNAGVDLVVELPYAFAVQHADIFARGAIGILGELRCQSFCFGSESGEIKDFEASLNLVKMHKAAYNMQVQTLLKTGMSYPQAMAESFSNLDPRGTYVDLSKPNNILGFQYLQANHNLLHPMAPLTISRKNANYHDKSLSSESIASATAIRKALFEGTLDFAKTKAYLPSFSTTGLIEYEKSFGLLHSWEKYWSYLQYQLLTLEPNELNSIYELEEGIEFRLKRAAEESESFEAFMNKVKTKRYTWTRIQRMCVHILTHSKKKEVVERSRAPEYIRLLGMNQKGREYLNKVKKELSLPLVSRLAAISPELTRLDVKSSLVYAHVLSEPARQRLLKMEYAQPPLFR
- the coaD gene encoding pantetheine-phosphate adenylyltransferase; this translates as MGSIAVCPGSFDPITYGHIDILKRAAKVFDQVYVAVLNNSSKKPLFNVEERKQLIEEVTKTIPNVKVDTFQGLLVDYAESKNANAIIRGLRAVSDFEYEMQLTSMNRVLNERIETFFIMTNSQYSFLSSSIVKEVAKYNGEISELVPPQVEEALKLKYSAIHLGKK